The Paeniglutamicibacter sulfureus genome includes a region encoding these proteins:
- a CDS encoding MOSC domain-containing protein: MSVSPESADLAAGPVAHGTLEAVCVVHALKSDAGPVGTTAIDKRPIDGPVKVRKMGLYADVLVDREHHGGHDQAVYAYSRTEAERWGGELGRDIPAGLFGENLRVSGIDTTDAVVGERWAIGKAVVLEVTSPRIPCSTFARHLGEENWVRRFTDRGDVGCFLKVVRTGKIAAGDGIAVISRPEHGVRVRDIFVGPTLEQARRLLEHQQASGSQLPAKVLRALPRREPGQ, translated from the coding sequence ATGAGTGTTTCCCCCGAATCCGCTGACCTTGCAGCGGGTCCCGTTGCCCACGGCACGCTTGAGGCGGTGTGCGTTGTCCATGCCCTGAAGTCAGATGCCGGGCCGGTGGGCACCACCGCCATCGACAAGCGCCCGATCGACGGCCCGGTCAAGGTGCGCAAGATGGGCCTGTATGCGGATGTGCTGGTGGACCGCGAACACCACGGCGGCCATGACCAGGCGGTCTACGCCTACTCGCGCACCGAGGCCGAACGCTGGGGCGGCGAGCTGGGCCGGGACATCCCCGCGGGCCTGTTCGGTGAGAACCTGCGGGTCTCGGGGATCGACACCACCGACGCGGTGGTGGGGGAGCGCTGGGCCATCGGCAAGGCCGTGGTGCTGGAAGTGACCAGCCCGCGGATTCCCTGCTCGACATTCGCCCGGCACCTGGGGGAGGAGAATTGGGTGCGCCGGTTCACCGATCGCGGCGACGTCGGCTGTTTCCTGAAGGTGGTCAGGACCGGGAAGATCGCCGCCGGGGACGGCATCGCGGTGATCTCGCGTCCGGAACACGGGGTGCGGGTGCGCGACATCTTCGTCGGGCCCACCCTGGAACAGGCCCGGCGGCTGTTGGAACACCAACAGGCCAGCGGCAGCCAGCTACCTGCCAAGGTCCTGCGCGCACTGCCGCGGAGAGAACCGGGGCAGTGA
- a CDS encoding cystathionine beta-synthase has protein sequence MKYARTILDLIGNTPLVKLNSVTDGIEATILVKLEYLNPGGSIKDRIALKMVENAEADGKLLPGGTIVEPTSGNTGVGLAMVGQLKGYKTIFVTPDKVGEEKRDVLRAYGAEVVVTPTAVAPDSPESYYGVSDRLVREIDGAYKPDQFSNPAAPESHYETTGPEIWNDTDGMLSHVVISAGTGGTITGTGRYLKEVSADRASGPVRIIGADPDGSVYSGGTGRPYFVEGVGEDMWPGNYDPAVPDEIIAVTDADAFAMTRRLAKEEGLLVGGSSGMAVVAALQAAKDLPAEAIVVVILPDGGRGYLGKIFNDSWMRSYGFLRDDSADTVGQLLSAKPGDLPDLVHTHLNETVRDAIGVMNEYGVSALPVLSAEPPVRLGEVRGYIDERTLTEKLFRNEISLTDPVGPLVTTALPLIGIHETIDRAKERLSEHDALLVTDDGAAVGVITRHDLLTYLTH, from the coding sequence GCTGGTCAAGCTCAATTCGGTCACGGACGGCATCGAGGCAACCATCCTCGTCAAGCTCGAATACCTGAACCCCGGCGGGTCCATCAAGGACCGCATTGCCTTGAAAATGGTGGAAAACGCGGAGGCCGACGGGAAGTTGCTCCCGGGCGGAACGATCGTTGAGCCCACCAGCGGCAACACCGGCGTCGGACTGGCCATGGTCGGCCAGCTGAAGGGCTACAAGACCATCTTTGTCACCCCCGACAAGGTCGGCGAGGAAAAGCGCGACGTGCTGCGCGCCTATGGCGCCGAGGTGGTGGTGACCCCCACCGCGGTGGCCCCCGATTCCCCGGAGTCCTACTACGGCGTCTCGGACCGCCTGGTGCGCGAGATCGACGGGGCGTACAAGCCCGACCAGTTCTCCAACCCCGCCGCCCCGGAGAGCCACTACGAGACCACCGGCCCGGAAATCTGGAACGACACCGACGGCATGCTGAGCCACGTGGTCATCAGCGCCGGCACCGGCGGCACCATCACCGGCACCGGCCGCTACCTGAAGGAAGTTTCCGCAGACCGCGCCTCCGGCCCGGTCAGGATCATCGGCGCGGACCCGGACGGCTCGGTCTATTCCGGCGGCACCGGCCGCCCCTACTTCGTCGAGGGCGTCGGGGAGGACATGTGGCCGGGCAACTACGACCCGGCGGTGCCCGACGAGATCATCGCGGTGACCGACGCCGACGCGTTCGCCATGACCCGCCGCCTGGCCAAGGAAGAGGGCCTGCTGGTCGGCGGCTCTTCCGGCATGGCAGTGGTCGCGGCGCTGCAGGCGGCGAAGGACCTCCCCGCCGAAGCCATCGTCGTGGTGATCCTGCCCGACGGCGGGCGCGGCTACCTGGGCAAGATCTTCAACGACTCCTGGATGCGCTCCTACGGCTTCCTGCGCGACGACTCCGCCGACACCGTGGGCCAGCTGCTCTCCGCCAAGCCCGGCGACCTGCCCGACCTGGTGCACACGCACCTGAATGAAACCGTCCGCGACGCCATCGGCGTCATGAACGAATACGGCGTCTCGGCACTCCCGGTGCTTTCGGCCGAGCCCCCGGTCCGCCTGGGCGAGGTGCGCGGCTACATCGACGAGCGCACGCTGACCGAGAAGCTGTTCCGCAACGAGATCTCCCTGACCGACCCGGTGGGCCCGCTGGTGACCACCGCGCTGCCGCTGATCGGCATCCACGAAACCATTGACCGCGCCAAGGAACGGCTCTCCGAGCACGACGCCCTGCTGGTCACCGACGACGGGGCGGCCGTCGGGGTCATCACCCGGCACGACCTGCTGACCTACCTCACCCACTAA
- a CDS encoding amidohydrolase: MSTFAIANAFIVPITGEKFTGTLLVKDGLIAALGPDLQVPGDTPVFDAEGAWLLPGFIDAHVHLGMHPEGEHEAGSDVNEMTDPNMAAVRAIDAIDPFDPGFDDALAGGVTTVNVNPGSGNPIGGQTVAIHTHGRYVDEMVLRAPSGIKSALGENPKRVHGAKDKTPSTRLGNAMVIRQAFIEAQNYLAANDPAKRDAKLEALGMVLRREIPWRQHCHRADDVATALRLAAEFGYDLVLDHGTEAHVIADVVAGRKVPVLIGPLFTTKSKVELRGRSLANPRRLAEAGVEISIITDHPVVPINFLIHQCTLAVKEGLDADTALRAVTLNPAKVLGLAGKLGSLEAGKDADLVLWSGDPLDVMSRAVRVWIGGKQVMEYDAATRTPVVASRKVVPE; this comes from the coding sequence ATGAGTACCTTTGCCATCGCCAATGCATTCATCGTGCCCATCACCGGGGAGAAATTCACCGGCACCCTTCTGGTCAAGGACGGGCTGATCGCCGCCCTGGGTCCCGACCTGCAGGTCCCCGGGGACACCCCGGTCTTTGATGCCGAGGGCGCGTGGCTGCTGCCCGGCTTCATCGACGCGCATGTGCACCTGGGCATGCATCCAGAGGGCGAGCACGAGGCGGGGTCCGACGTGAACGAGATGACGGACCCGAACATGGCCGCGGTGCGGGCCATCGACGCCATCGACCCCTTCGACCCGGGCTTCGACGACGCGTTGGCCGGCGGGGTGACCACCGTGAACGTGAATCCCGGATCCGGGAACCCGATCGGCGGGCAGACCGTGGCGATCCACACGCACGGGCGCTACGTGGATGAGATGGTGCTGCGGGCCCCCAGCGGCATCAAGTCGGCCCTGGGTGAGAACCCCAAGCGCGTTCACGGCGCCAAGGACAAGACCCCCTCGACCCGGTTGGGCAACGCCATGGTGATCCGCCAGGCGTTCATCGAGGCACAGAACTACCTGGCCGCCAACGACCCGGCCAAGCGCGACGCAAAGCTGGAGGCCCTGGGGATGGTGCTGCGCCGCGAGATCCCGTGGCGCCAGCACTGCCACCGCGCGGACGACGTGGCCACCGCCCTGCGCCTGGCCGCGGAGTTCGGCTACGACCTGGTCCTTGACCACGGCACCGAGGCCCACGTGATCGCCGACGTGGTGGCCGGGCGCAAGGTGCCGGTGCTCATCGGCCCGCTGTTCACCACCAAGTCGAAGGTGGAGCTGCGCGGTCGCTCACTGGCCAACCCGCGGCGGCTGGCCGAGGCAGGGGTCGAGATCTCGATCATCACCGACCACCCGGTGGTCCCGATCAACTTCCTCATCCACCAGTGCACGCTGGCTGTAAAGGAGGGACTGGATGCGGACACCGCCCTGCGGGCAGTGACCCTGAACCCTGCCAAGGTGCTGGGCCTGGCCGGGAAGCTGGGCTCGCTCGAGGCCGGCAAGGACGCGGACCTGGTGCTGTGGAGCGGGGATCCGCTGGATGTCATGTCCCGGGCCGTGCGCGTGTGGATCGGCGGGAAACAGGTCATGGAGTACGACGCAGCCACCCGCACCCCGGTGGTGGCCTCCCGCAAGGTCGTGCCCGAGTAG
- a CDS encoding cystathionine gamma-synthase: MTENIQGFNTRAVHAGQEFEPRTGAVVPPLHFSSTYAQDGIGNLRAGYEYGRGGNPTRDALQEQLAALENGTHAYSFSSGLAAEDSLIRALAEPGDHIVLGNDAYGGTYRLISKVLGGWGIGNTPVDMSDHAALKAAIAANKTKLVWVETPSNPMMRISDIKAIAEITHAAGALLVVDNTFASPFLQQPLDLGADVVVHSTTKYIGGHSDVVGGAIVVKDPVLAEAIGFIQFAVGAVSGPMDAFLTTRGLKTLGVRMRTHSENAMAVALWLEKRPEVQAVHYPGLPTHPGHELAKAQMRDFGGMVSVQFTGGEDAARTVAEATRVFTLAESLGGIESLMNYPSEMTHASVKGTELAVPVNLLRLSVGIEDVEDLIADLEQAFAKL, from the coding sequence ATGACTGAAAACATCCAAGGATTCAACACCCGCGCCGTGCATGCCGGGCAGGAATTCGAGCCGCGCACCGGGGCAGTGGTCCCGCCGCTGCACTTCTCCTCCACCTACGCCCAGGACGGCATCGGGAACCTGCGGGCGGGCTACGAGTACGGCCGCGGCGGCAACCCCACCCGCGACGCCCTGCAGGAGCAGCTCGCCGCGCTGGAAAACGGCACCCACGCCTACTCCTTCTCCTCCGGCCTGGCCGCCGAGGATTCGCTGATCCGCGCGCTGGCCGAACCCGGTGACCACATCGTGCTGGGCAACGACGCCTACGGCGGAACCTACCGGCTGATTTCCAAGGTCCTGGGCGGCTGGGGCATCGGCAACACGCCGGTGGACATGTCCGACCACGCGGCGCTGAAGGCTGCCATCGCCGCCAACAAGACCAAGCTGGTCTGGGTGGAGACGCCGTCGAACCCGATGATGCGCATCTCCGACATCAAGGCCATCGCGGAGATCACCCACGCCGCCGGCGCCCTGCTGGTGGTCGACAACACCTTCGCCTCCCCGTTCCTGCAGCAGCCGCTGGACCTGGGTGCCGACGTGGTGGTGCACTCCACCACCAAGTACATCGGCGGGCACTCCGACGTGGTCGGCGGCGCCATCGTGGTCAAGGACCCGGTGCTGGCCGAGGCCATCGGCTTCATCCAGTTCGCCGTCGGCGCGGTCTCCGGCCCGATGGACGCGTTCCTGACCACCCGCGGGCTGAAGACTTTGGGCGTGCGCATGCGCACCCACTCGGAAAACGCGATGGCCGTGGCCCTGTGGCTGGAAAAGCGCCCCGAGGTTCAGGCGGTGCACTACCCGGGCCTGCCCACCCACCCGGGCCACGAGCTGGCCAAGGCGCAGATGCGCGACTTCGGCGGCATGGTCTCGGTGCAGTTCACCGGCGGCGAGGACGCGGCACGCACCGTGGCCGAGGCCACCCGCGTGTTCACCCTGGCCGAGTCGCTGGGCGGCATCGAATCGTTGATGAACTACCCCTCGGAAATGACCCACGCCTCGGTGAAGGGCACCGAGCTGGCGGTTCCGGTGAACCTGCTGCGCCTCTCGGTGGGCATTGAGGACGTCGAGGACCTGATCGCCGACCTTGAGCAGGCCTTCGCCAAGCTCTAG